From Mucilaginibacter rubeus, a single genomic window includes:
- a CDS encoding RagB/SusD family nutrient uptake outer membrane protein, translated as MKLFKTIFAALIVSALFTNCKKVLDKEDLTHSTPGQVFNDSTVAILNINYLYTANQPGWFGDTGGALGGGGDKCDEFYSDNAYVKGTVTTETVGDIGTSVNISNNYGRIRNINQSLQDLDASTLPASTKNRYKAQAYFWRAFRYFDLVRLYGGVPLVLKPLDAIGQDAKNAALLPRNKTSECFNQIVSDLDSCIKYLPAKWSGSDYGRISSAAAAAFKGRVLLTYASPQFNANNDAARWQAAADANDKAIQILNANNYGLNPSYDNMWFTESSSNPEAILVTGYNTSTTDQNQNNNTYDNATRPAYLGTKGGSNQPTWDIVKSYPMLDGKAPGASTKYVYDDSKFFANRDPRFNKTIAYNGCNWPINGNTSYRLWTYFYYNKADGSGVKTTEPTSATGSGFYLRKAIDPNISVSNAQYVGTDWMEIRYAEVLLNQAECAAALGNVTTGYTNIIAIRKRAGIEAGGDSQYGLDAGMSPDQMITAIMNERKIEFAFEGKRYWDLRRRKLLESTLNGTKRTGLTVTLNNNASAKDYITGTRDASAAASLDALYSTSFTVKTKALDSYNIAVQAGDYFFGIPSAALLNNINLQQNNTWGGPFDPLQ; from the coding sequence ATGAAATTATTTAAAACCATATTTGCAGCTTTGATCGTATCAGCCCTGTTTACAAACTGTAAAAAGGTGCTTGATAAGGAGGATCTTACCCATAGTACTCCCGGTCAGGTGTTTAATGACTCAACAGTAGCCATACTAAACATAAATTACCTTTACACTGCCAATCAGCCCGGCTGGTTTGGCGATACCGGCGGCGCCCTTGGTGGTGGCGGCGATAAATGCGACGAGTTTTACAGCGATAACGCGTACGTAAAAGGTACCGTTACTACCGAAACCGTTGGCGATATCGGTACATCGGTAAACATCAGTAATAACTACGGCCGCATCCGTAACATCAACCAATCCCTGCAGGACCTTGATGCCAGTACTTTACCGGCATCAACCAAAAACAGGTATAAAGCACAGGCTTATTTCTGGCGGGCCTTCAGGTATTTTGATCTGGTAAGGTTATACGGTGGTGTTCCGCTGGTATTAAAACCGCTGGATGCCATTGGTCAGGACGCTAAAAACGCGGCTTTATTGCCTCGTAACAAAACTTCAGAATGCTTTAACCAAATTGTAAGCGACTTAGACAGCTGTATCAAATACCTGCCCGCCAAATGGAGCGGAAGCGACTACGGCAGGATCTCATCGGCTGCGGCCGCGGCTTTCAAAGGCAGGGTATTGTTAACTTATGCAAGCCCTCAGTTTAACGCTAATAATGATGCTGCCCGCTGGCAAGCTGCTGCTGACGCCAATGACAAGGCCATTCAGATACTTAATGCCAATAACTATGGCTTAAACCCATCATATGATAATATGTGGTTTACCGAAAGCAGCAGCAACCCTGAAGCTATTTTGGTTACGGGCTATAACACATCAACAACCGATCAGAACCAGAATAACAATACGTACGATAATGCAACCCGTCCGGCTTATTTAGGTACCAAAGGCGGTTCAAACCAGCCAACCTGGGATATTGTAAAATCATACCCGATGCTTGATGGTAAAGCCCCTGGCGCGTCAACCAAATACGTTTATGATGATTCAAAGTTTTTTGCCAACCGCGACCCAAGGTTTAACAAAACCATTGCTTACAACGGTTGTAACTGGCCTATAAACGGTAATACCTCATACCGCCTGTGGACTTATTTTTACTACAACAAGGCAGATGGCTCGGGTGTTAAAACTACCGAACCTACATCGGCAACCGGTTCAGGCTTTTACTTGCGTAAAGCTATCGACCCCAACATCAGCGTATCTAACGCGCAATATGTGGGTACCGATTGGATGGAGATCCGCTATGCCGAAGTGTTGCTTAACCAGGCCGAATGCGCCGCAGCGTTGGGTAACGTAACTACCGGTTATACCAATATTATAGCTATCAGAAAACGTGCAGGCATTGAAGCCGGTGGCGATAGCCAATATGGCTTAGACGCGGGCATGAGCCCAGATCAGATGATCACCGCTATCATGAACGAGCGTAAGATTGAGTTCGCCTTTGAGGGTAAACGTTACTGGGACCTTCGTCGCCGTAAACTGCTTGAAAGCACGCTGAACGGAACAAAAAGAACCGGTTTGACAGTTACCCTGAACAACAACGCGAGCGCTAAAGATTATATCACCGGTACACGCGATGCCTCGGCAGCTGCATCTTTAGATGCCCTGTACAGCACCTCATTCACAGTTAAAACCAAAGCTTTAGATTCATACAACATCGCGGTTCAGGCAGGTGATTACTTTTTCGGGATCCCTTCGGCAGCGTTGTTAAACAATATCAATTTACAACAAAACAACACTTGGGGTGGGCCGTTTGATCCGCTTCAATAA